Proteins from a single region of Streptomyces sp. HUAS 15-9:
- a CDS encoding urease subunit alpha → MPEISRAAYADLFGPTTGDRIRLADTDLLIEIEEDRSGGPGLAGDEAVFGGGKVIRESMGQSRATRAEGTPDTVVTGAVIVDHWGIVKADIGIRDGRITGIGKAGNPDTMDGVHRDLVIGPETEVIAGNGRILTAGAIDAHVHFICPQIADEALSAGITTLVGGGTGPAEGSKATTVTPGPWHLARMLESMEAHPLNIGLLGKGNTVSHDAMLSQIRGGALGLKLHEDWGSTPAVIDASLTVAERTGIQVAIHTDTLNEAGFVGDTLAAIGGRGIHAYHTEGAGGGHAPDIMTVVSEPHVLPSSTNPTRPFTVNTAEEHLDMLMVCHHLNPAVPEDLAFAESRIRPSTIGAEDILHDLGAISIISSDSQAMGRVGEVIIRTWQTAHVMKRRRGVLPGDGRADNRRVRRYVAKYTINPALAQGLAREVGSVETGKLADLVLWEPAFFGVKPHLVIKGGQIAYAQMGDANASIPTPQPVLPRPMYGAIGRAPATNSVNFVAPLAVEDGLPERLQLGKRFVAIDSTRGVTKADMRENDARPRVRVDPDSFAVHIDGELVEATAAADLPMAQRYFLF, encoded by the coding sequence ATGCCTGAGATCTCCCGCGCCGCCTATGCGGACCTGTTCGGCCCGACCACCGGTGACCGGATCCGGCTCGCCGACACCGACCTGCTGATCGAGATCGAGGAGGACCGCTCGGGCGGGCCCGGACTCGCCGGTGACGAGGCGGTCTTCGGCGGCGGCAAGGTCATCCGTGAGTCCATGGGCCAGTCGCGTGCCACCCGCGCGGAGGGCACCCCCGACACCGTCGTCACCGGTGCCGTCATCGTCGACCACTGGGGGATCGTCAAGGCCGACATCGGCATCCGCGACGGCCGGATCACCGGGATCGGCAAGGCCGGCAACCCGGACACGATGGACGGGGTGCACCGCGATCTGGTCATCGGCCCGGAGACCGAGGTGATCGCGGGCAACGGCCGGATCCTGACGGCGGGCGCGATCGACGCGCACGTCCACTTCATCTGTCCGCAGATCGCCGACGAGGCGCTCTCCGCGGGAATCACCACCCTGGTCGGCGGCGGCACCGGTCCGGCCGAGGGTTCGAAGGCGACGACGGTGACCCCCGGGCCCTGGCACCTGGCCCGGATGCTGGAGTCGATGGAGGCCCACCCGCTCAACATCGGTCTGCTCGGCAAGGGCAACACCGTCTCGCACGACGCGATGCTGTCGCAGATCCGTGGGGGAGCGCTCGGACTCAAGCTGCACGAGGACTGGGGGTCGACGCCCGCCGTCATCGACGCGTCCCTCACCGTCGCAGAACGGACCGGGATCCAGGTCGCCATCCACACGGACACGCTGAACGAGGCCGGGTTCGTGGGCGACACGCTCGCCGCGATCGGCGGGCGCGGCATCCACGCCTACCACACCGAGGGCGCGGGCGGCGGGCATGCGCCGGACATCATGACCGTGGTGTCCGAGCCGCACGTGCTGCCGAGTTCGACCAACCCGACGCGGCCGTTCACCGTCAACACCGCCGAGGAACACCTCGACATGCTGATGGTGTGCCACCACCTGAACCCGGCGGTGCCGGAGGACCTGGCGTTCGCCGAGTCCCGGATCCGGCCGTCGACGATCGGGGCGGAGGACATACTCCACGACCTCGGCGCCATCTCGATCATTTCGTCGGACTCGCAGGCGATGGGGCGGGTCGGCGAGGTCATCATCCGGACCTGGCAGACGGCCCATGTGATGAAGCGGCGGCGGGGTGTGCTGCCCGGTGACGGGCGGGCGGACAACCGGCGGGTACGGCGGTACGTCGCCAAGTACACGATCAACCCGGCACTCGCGCAGGGTCTCGCCCGGGAGGTCGGCTCCGTGGAGACGGGCAAGCTCGCCGACCTCGTGCTGTGGGAGCCCGCGTTCTTCGGGGTGAAGCCGCATCTCGTCATCAAGGGCGGGCAGATCGCGTACGCGCAGATGGGTGACGCGAACGCCTCGATCCCGACACCGCAGCCGGTCCTTCCGCGTCCGATGTACGGGGCGATCGGGCGGGCGCCGGCCACCAACTCGGTCAACTTCGTGGCGCCGCTCGCCGTCGAGGACGGGCTGCCGGAGCGGTTGCAGCTGGGGAAGCGGTTCGTCGCCATCGACTCGACGCGTGGGGTGACCAAGGCGGACATGCGGGAGAACGACGCACGGCCCCGGGTGCGGGTCGATCCCGACAGCTTCGCCGTGCACATCGACGGCGAGCTGGTCGAGGCGACTGCGGCCGCCGACCTGCCCATGGCCCAGCGCTACTTCCTGTTCTGA
- a CDS encoding ATP-dependent Clp protease proteolytic subunit, protein MSRPSARYVLPEFTERTSTGQRTLDPYSKLLEERIVFLGTPIDDTSANDVMAQFMHLEHDNPDRDISLYVNSPGGSFTAMAAIYDTMRYVGCDVETVCLGQAGSSAALLLAAGTPGKRFALPGARVLIRQPSLAEPVQGQPSDLVIQAEELSRTRALLEGMLVRHTGRSPEQVHEDLERDLILDAPGALEYGLVDGIITSRNASRITRDAG, encoded by the coding sequence ATGTCCCGACCGTCCGCCCGCTATGTCCTGCCCGAGTTCACCGAGCGCACCAGCACGGGTCAGCGCACGCTGGATCCGTACTCGAAGCTGCTGGAGGAGCGGATCGTCTTCCTGGGCACGCCGATCGACGACACGTCGGCCAACGACGTGATGGCGCAGTTCATGCATCTCGAGCACGACAACCCGGACCGGGACATCTCGCTGTACGTGAACTCGCCCGGCGGCTCGTTCACCGCGATGGCGGCGATCTACGACACGATGCGGTACGTCGGCTGCGACGTGGAGACGGTCTGCCTGGGGCAGGCCGGCTCGTCCGCCGCGCTGCTGCTCGCCGCCGGGACACCGGGCAAGCGGTTCGCGCTGCCCGGCGCACGTGTGCTGATCCGACAGCCCTCACTGGCCGAGCCGGTTCAGGGCCAACCGAGTGACCTCGTCATCCAGGCCGAGGAGTTGAGCAGGACCCGGGCCCTGCTCGAAGGAATGCTCGTCCGGCACACGGGACGCAGCCCGGAACAGGTCCACGAGGACCTGGAGCGGGATCTGATCCTGGACGCGCCGGGCGCGCTGGAATACGGGCTGGTGGACGGGATCATCACCAGCCGCAACGCCTCCCGCATCACCCGGGACGCGGGGTGA
- a CDS encoding LysE family translocator translates to MDGQLLAFTGIAAGMVAMPGADFTVVVRNALVSRRAGIACALGIACGLLVHTALVAAGVAAVLVAVPPLFRTLQLLGGAYVLYLGGRTLWSLRQPQGGDTDGGTASAAHPLRQGFTTNALNPKVSLTFLSLLPQFVPAGSAALPRTLLLALIVIGLTLVWFPTVALLVDRLGRWLRRPRAAMALQSATGVALTVLGAALLIEPLLA, encoded by the coding sequence ATGGACGGACAGCTCCTCGCCTTCACCGGGATCGCCGCCGGCATGGTCGCCATGCCCGGCGCCGACTTCACCGTCGTCGTACGCAACGCACTGGTCTCCCGCCGGGCGGGCATCGCCTGTGCGCTCGGCATCGCGTGCGGGCTGCTCGTCCACACGGCACTGGTGGCTGCGGGGGTCGCCGCGGTCCTGGTCGCCGTGCCCCCGCTGTTCCGCACTCTGCAGCTGCTCGGCGGCGCGTATGTGCTGTATCTGGGCGGACGGACGCTGTGGTCGCTGCGGCAGCCGCAGGGCGGCGACACGGACGGCGGCACGGCCTCTGCCGCACACCCGCTGCGTCAGGGGTTCACGACCAACGCCCTCAACCCCAAGGTCTCGCTGACCTTCCTCAGCCTGCTGCCCCAGTTCGTACCCGCGGGCAGTGCCGCGCTGCCGAGGACCCTGCTGCTCGCGCTGATCGTGATCGGGCTGACCCTGGTGTGGTTCCCGACGGTGGCGCTGCTGGTGGACCGGCTCGGCCGGTGGCTGCGCCGGCCGCGGGCCGCCATGGCCCTGCAGTCGGCGACCGGTGTGGCGCTGACGGTTCTGGGCGCCGCCCTGCTCATCGAACCGCTCCTGGCGTGA
- a CDS encoding urease subunit gamma: MQLTPHEQERLLIHVAADVAEKRRARGLRLNHPETVALITSHILEGARDGRTVAELMASGRKLLTRDDVMEGVPEMIHDVQVEATFPDGTKLVTVHDPIV; the protein is encoded by the coding sequence GTGCAACTGACCCCGCACGAGCAAGAGAGGCTGCTGATCCATGTGGCGGCCGACGTCGCCGAGAAGCGCCGCGCCCGTGGGCTGAGGCTCAACCACCCCGAGACGGTCGCGCTCATCACGTCGCACATCCTCGAAGGCGCGCGTGACGGCCGTACCGTCGCCGAACTGATGGCCTCCGGACGCAAGCTGCTCACCAGGGACGACGTCATGGAGGGCGTGCCCGAGATGATCCACGACGTCCAGGTCGAGGCGACCTTCCCGGACGGCACCAAACTCGTCACCGTCCACGACCCGATCGTCTGA
- a CDS encoding ATP-binding protein: MADHLEASVTLPSDPASVAAARSYVLATLAEWGLPPDTEVADTVRLIVSELATNAVQHTFGQSPTFTVDLVLDRDEHLRIGVTDSHPRFPKRLPAAVQQDNGRGMVIIRWLTAESGGKLRVRPTREGGKTVSIELPWTVPAQPVTAAGQQEP; this comes from the coding sequence ATGGCAGACCATCTGGAAGCATCCGTCACTCTGCCGAGCGATCCCGCCTCGGTTGCCGCGGCCCGTTCCTATGTGCTGGCCACCCTCGCGGAATGGGGTCTGCCACCGGACACGGAAGTGGCCGACACGGTCCGGCTCATCGTCTCCGAACTCGCCACCAACGCCGTGCAGCACACGTTCGGTCAGTCACCCACCTTCACGGTGGACCTCGTGCTCGATCGTGACGAACACCTGCGCATCGGCGTCACCGACAGCCATCCACGCTTCCCGAAGAGACTGCCCGCCGCCGTCCAGCAGGACAACGGCCGCGGCATGGTGATCATCCGCTGGCTCACCGCCGAATCCGGCGGCAAACTACGGGTCCGGCCCACCCGCGAGGGCGGCAAGACCGTCTCCATCGAACTCCCCTGGACGGTACCCGCCCAGCCGGTCACGGCCGCTGGACAGCAGGAGCCGTGA
- a CDS encoding ABC transporter permease: MSTASATPTRAPARRLLAVIVLVPVLAALALWAFAWPAARTAPRDLPLGVAGPAVATAQIEQQLVAHEGAFDIHRYANEAAARGAIEDRTVYGAVVVTDRGPELLTASAASPVVAQFLQQAVAGQASATGAPMKTVDVVAASPKDPRGAALTASVLPLALAGMAAGSVVTLLGLRGVRAVTALVGAAALVGVAAAGIADSWLGVITGDWWVEAATFGLSTLAVSGAVAGLAALVGTAGIGIVAGVVMLFGNPFAGASSAPQMLPEPVGTIGQWLPPGAGTTLLRSVSYFDGAAATVPALTLGWWAALGLGAVLLGSALKSRAHSGEPVPERELAPIG, encoded by the coding sequence ATGTCCACCGCCTCCGCGACCCCCACCAGGGCACCCGCCCGACGCCTGCTCGCGGTGATCGTCCTCGTCCCCGTCCTGGCCGCCCTCGCCCTGTGGGCCTTCGCCTGGCCCGCCGCCCGGACCGCACCCCGCGACCTGCCGCTCGGCGTGGCGGGCCCGGCGGTCGCGACGGCCCAGATCGAGCAGCAACTGGTGGCGCACGAGGGCGCGTTCGATATCCACCGCTACGCGAACGAGGCGGCCGCCCGTGGCGCGATCGAGGACCGGACCGTATACGGCGCGGTGGTCGTGACCGACCGGGGCCCCGAACTCCTCACCGCCTCCGCCGCGAGCCCGGTCGTCGCCCAGTTCCTCCAGCAGGCGGTTGCCGGACAGGCCTCGGCCACCGGTGCGCCGATGAAGACCGTCGACGTCGTCGCCGCCTCCCCGAAGGACCCGCGCGGCGCGGCCCTGACCGCGAGCGTGCTGCCGCTCGCACTGGCCGGCATGGCGGCGGGCTCGGTGGTGACCCTGCTCGGGCTGCGCGGCGTCCGCGCGGTGACCGCGCTGGTGGGGGCCGCCGCCCTGGTGGGCGTGGCCGCCGCCGGGATCGCGGACAGCTGGCTCGGGGTGATCACGGGCGACTGGTGGGTGGAGGCGGCGACGTTCGGACTGTCGACGCTGGCCGTGAGCGGTGCCGTCGCCGGACTGGCCGCGCTCGTCGGCACCGCCGGGATCGGGATCGTCGCCGGCGTGGTGATGCTGTTCGGCAACCCGTTCGCCGGCGCTTCCTCGGCGCCGCAGATGCTTCCCGAACCGGTCGGGACGATCGGTCAGTGGCTGCCGCCGGGCGCGGGGACGACCCTGCTGCGCTCGGTGTCGTACTTCGACGGCGCGGCGGCGACCGTCCCCGCCCTCACCCTGGGCTGGTGGGCGGCCCTCGGCCTGGGCGCGGTACTACTCGGCAGTGCGCTCAAGTCACGTGCCCACAGCGGCGAACCGGTGCCCGAGCGGGAACTCGCGCCGATCGGCTGA
- a CDS encoding type II toxin-antitoxin system Phd/YefM family antitoxin, which yields MAYEIPVTQARAELADLINRVVYGGERVVVTRHGKPLVALVSAADLERLEELQEPAEDQVITSVAGVHESAAAPATHDRRRFGIAAEHRGAGGA from the coding sequence ATGGCCTACGAGATTCCGGTGACGCAAGCCAGGGCTGAGCTCGCCGACCTGATCAACCGGGTGGTGTACGGCGGTGAGCGCGTCGTCGTGACGCGGCACGGAAAGCCTCTCGTCGCCCTCGTCTCCGCCGCCGACCTCGAACGGCTGGAGGAGCTCCAGGAGCCCGCGGAGGACCAGGTGATCACCTCGGTCGCCGGCGTCCACGAGTCCGCGGCCGCGCCCGCGACCCACGACCGCCGGCGATTCGGCATCGCGGCGGAGCACCGGGGGGCCGGCGGCGCGTAG
- a CDS encoding TetR/AcrR family transcriptional regulator has protein sequence MARVSQAHLDARRRQILDGAARCFARNGFHATSMQDVLKETDLSAGAVYRYFSGKDELIGAIVGEVLDVLRETYEGAAVETPPPLPDVLIPRALRQLREVRPGLLESGEWLFPRLMIQAWTEILRNAELARIVRAGYDRVRAAWVRVVESYKSAGLISADADADAMARVMIALAQGYAAQLAVIGDLPSGTLADGLRALMSMRDPRSTV, from the coding sequence ATGGCCCGCGTATCCCAGGCGCATCTGGACGCCCGCCGCCGTCAGATCCTCGACGGCGCCGCCCGCTGCTTCGCCCGCAACGGTTTCCACGCCACGTCCATGCAGGACGTACTGAAGGAGACCGACCTCTCCGCCGGCGCCGTCTACCGCTATTTCAGCGGTAAGGACGAGCTGATCGGCGCGATCGTCGGCGAGGTCCTCGACGTGCTGCGCGAGACCTACGAGGGGGCGGCCGTGGAGACCCCGCCGCCGCTGCCCGATGTGCTGATCCCCCGGGCCCTGCGGCAACTGCGGGAGGTCAGGCCGGGGTTGCTGGAGAGCGGGGAGTGGCTCTTCCCCCGGCTGATGATCCAGGCGTGGACCGAGATCCTGCGCAACGCGGAGCTCGCGCGGATCGTGCGGGCCGGCTACGACCGGGTCCGCGCCGCCTGGGTGAGGGTCGTGGAGAGCTACAAGTCCGCCGGCCTGATCTCGGCGGACGCCGACGCCGACGCCATGGCCCGGGTGATGATCGCGCTCGCGCAGGGCTACGCCGCACAGCTCGCCGTCATCGGCGACCTGCCGTCCGGGACCCTGGCGGACGGATTGCGGGCGTTGATGAGCATGCGGGACCCACGCTCGACCGTGTGA
- a CDS encoding C40 family peptidase: MTALNRVPSLMARAGTASALTIAAVGGSIVVPGVAADASAATMATKALQVAASKKGSPYKWGATGPRRFDCSGLTLYSYKKAGKSLPRTAAQQYNKTHHISAKNRKAGDLVFFHSGSSVYHVGIYAGKGKIWHAPKTGDVVKLQKIWTRSVWYGRVS, translated from the coding sequence ATGACTGCGCTCAATCGTGTCCCGTCGCTCATGGCCCGGGCCGGTACGGCCTCGGCCCTCACCATCGCCGCCGTGGGCGGCTCGATCGTGGTTCCGGGTGTCGCCGCCGACGCATCGGCCGCGACGATGGCGACGAAGGCACTCCAGGTCGCGGCTTCCAAGAAGGGGTCCCCCTACAAGTGGGGCGCCACCGGGCCGCGGAGGTTCGACTGCTCCGGGCTCACGCTGTACTCGTACAAGAAGGCGGGCAAGAGCCTGCCCCGTACGGCCGCCCAGCAGTACAACAAGACCCACCACATCTCGGCCAAGAACCGCAAGGCCGGTGACCTGGTCTTCTTCCACTCGGGCTCCAGCGTGTACCACGTGGGGATCTACGCCGGGAAGGGGAAGATCTGGCACGCCCCGAAGACCGGGGACGTGGTGAAGCTGCAGAAGATCTGGACGAGGAGCGTCTGGTACGGCCGGGTCAGCTGA
- a CDS encoding urease accessory protein UreF: MSRAALLVLADGRFPAGGHAHSGGAEAAVKAGRITGAASLEEFCRGRLHTVGLVAGALAAAAVLGVDPRELDAAADARTPSAALRGAARRLGRQLMRAGRAAWPSGELDALAREFPKGAHQPVVLGVVARAAGLGADDAAYCAGYESVSGAATAAVRLLSLDPFDATGVLARLAPEVDRVVDMAVAAGWGVVEGGVDALPAGAAPLLEIGAEAHAAWAVRLFGS; encoded by the coding sequence ATGTCCAGGGCAGCGCTGCTCGTACTGGCCGACGGCCGGTTTCCCGCCGGAGGGCATGCGCACTCCGGCGGGGCCGAGGCGGCCGTCAAGGCCGGGCGGATCACCGGGGCCGCGAGCCTGGAGGAGTTCTGCCGGGGGCGGTTGCACACGGTGGGGCTGGTGGCCGGTGCGCTGGCTGCCGCAGCCGTGCTCGGTGTGGATCCCAGGGAGTTGGACGCGGCGGCCGATGCGCGGACGCCGTCGGCCGCGCTGCGGGGCGCTGCGCGGCGGCTCGGGCGGCAGTTGATGCGGGCGGGGCGGGCGGCGTGGCCCTCCGGGGAGCTCGACGCCCTCGCGAGGGAGTTTCCCAAGGGGGCGCATCAGCCGGTGGTGCTCGGTGTCGTGGCGCGGGCGGCCGGGCTCGGGGCCGACGACGCGGCGTACTGCGCGGGGTACGAGAGTGTGAGCGGGGCGGCTACGGCTGCCGTGCGGTTGCTGAGTCTGGATCCGTTCGATGCCACCGGGGTGTTGGCTCGGCTGGCGCCGGAGGTGGACCGGGTGGTGGACATGGCTGTTGCGGCTGGGTGGGGCGTGGTCGAGGGCGGGGTTGACGCGTTGCCTGCGGGGGCTGCGCCGTTGTTGGAGATCGGGGCGGAGGCGCATGCCGCTTGGGCTGTGCGGTTGTTCGGGTCGTGA
- a CDS encoding LysR family transcriptional regulator, with translation MYDPTRLAALVAVAEAGSITRAAERLGYTPPALSQQLAKLEREAGTALLVRHHRGARLTDAGELLVARARRVLDELERARHELARLAGLSGGTLRLGTFPTAGIHLLPPVLSAFRRAHPDVELSVADYDPPAGVAAVAAGEVDLALTHAYHPAEPVPVPSSVGLEPVLVDELVLVTAPGHALSSGSSRLPLSELAGQPLVSMAPQLPARQGVEALLAQAGATPSVLVPTPGYAVVCALVSAGLGVAVVPEMVARTAVTPVGVRPLGAGELRRTISVAYRADEVAPAADAFRALLRGAFGRAQQTAGG, from the coding sequence ATGTACGACCCCACCCGACTCGCCGCCCTCGTCGCGGTGGCGGAGGCGGGGTCCATCACGCGTGCCGCCGAGCGGCTCGGCTACACACCTCCCGCGCTCTCCCAGCAGCTGGCCAAGCTGGAGCGGGAGGCGGGGACGGCGCTGCTGGTCCGGCACCACCGCGGGGCGCGGCTGACGGACGCGGGCGAGCTGCTGGTGGCCCGGGCCCGCCGGGTGCTGGACGAGTTGGAGCGGGCCCGGCACGAACTGGCCCGGCTGGCCGGTCTGTCGGGCGGCACACTCCGGCTCGGTACGTTTCCGACGGCCGGGATCCATCTGCTGCCGCCGGTGCTGAGCGCGTTCCGCCGGGCGCATCCGGATGTGGAGCTGTCGGTGGCGGACTACGATCCCCCGGCCGGCGTGGCGGCGGTGGCGGCCGGAGAGGTGGACCTGGCGCTGACGCACGCGTATCACCCGGCGGAGCCGGTTCCGGTGCCGTCCTCGGTGGGTCTGGAGCCGGTGCTGGTCGACGAGCTGGTCCTGGTGACAGCCCCGGGGCATGCCCTGAGCAGTGGCTCCTCCCGGCTGCCGCTGTCGGAGCTTGCGGGTCAGCCGCTGGTCAGCATGGCGCCGCAACTGCCCGCCCGGCAGGGAGTGGAGGCGCTGTTGGCGCAGGCGGGGGCCACGCCGTCCGTACTGGTGCCGACCCCGGGCTACGCCGTGGTGTGCGCGCTGGTGAGTGCCGGGCTCGGCGTGGCCGTCGTACCGGAGATGGTGGCGCGGACGGCGGTCACTCCGGTCGGGGTGCGCCCGCTGGGGGCAGGAGAGCTGCGACGTACGATCTCGGTCGCGTACCGGGCCGACGAGGTGGCTCCGGCCGCCGACGCCTTCCGGGCCCTGCTGCGCGGGGCGTTCGGACGTGCGCAGCAGACGGCGGGGGGCTGA
- a CDS encoding urease subunit beta codes for MPGAIPGEILFAEDPIVCNEGREVTRLTVLNAADRPVQVGSHYHFAEANPGLEFDRAAARGKRLNVAAGTAVRFEPGIPVEVELVPLAGARVVPGLRGETGGALDA; via the coding sequence ATTCCCGGAGCGATTCCCGGAGAGATCCTCTTCGCCGAGGACCCGATCGTCTGCAACGAAGGCCGCGAGGTCACCCGCCTCACCGTCCTCAACGCCGCCGACCGGCCCGTCCAGGTCGGCTCCCACTACCACTTCGCCGAGGCCAACCCGGGCCTGGAGTTCGACCGGGCCGCCGCGCGCGGCAAGCGGCTGAACGTCGCCGCCGGCACCGCCGTGCGCTTCGAGCCCGGGATCCCGGTGGAGGTGGAACTCGTTCCACTCGCCGGCGCCCGGGTCGTGCCCGGACTGCGCGGGGAGACCGGAGGCGCCCTCGATGCCTGA
- a CDS encoding helix-turn-helix domain-containing protein, translating into MQNGPAVRRRKLGAELRALRTGASLTSGEAARLVGWHQSKVSRIETGASGVKPADVRLLLDAYGVVDGQLRELLMVLAGSDDVGGRHHWWHAYRGVLPPAYRDFISLESQACAMRTLETSVVPGLLQTPEYARAVTRAAVSGFDDAEERLDALVRVRLVRQDVLRSQPPLKLSAVLDEAVLRREVGGPDVMARQLERLVEAARLPQVRLQVLPFAAGAHIGITGPFVIFSFPSTSDLDVVVLDHLTSSLYLERKEDLQAYSEAFNTLRIHALSTEESLDYIAGIADGA; encoded by the coding sequence ATGCAGAACGGTCCCGCGGTGCGCCGCCGGAAACTGGGAGCAGAACTGCGCGCACTGCGCACCGGGGCGAGCCTCACGAGCGGTGAGGCGGCCCGGCTGGTGGGCTGGCACCAGTCGAAGGTGAGCCGCATCGAGACGGGCGCCAGTGGGGTGAAACCGGCCGATGTACGGTTACTCCTGGACGCGTACGGCGTGGTGGACGGTCAACTGCGCGAGCTGCTGATGGTGTTGGCCGGCTCGGACGACGTCGGCGGCCGCCACCACTGGTGGCACGCGTACCGCGGGGTGCTGCCGCCCGCCTACCGGGACTTCATCAGCCTGGAGTCGCAGGCGTGCGCGATGCGCACCCTGGAGACGTCGGTTGTCCCGGGGCTGCTGCAGACGCCGGAGTACGCCCGTGCGGTGACCCGGGCGGCCGTGAGCGGCTTCGACGACGCCGAGGAGCGGCTGGACGCACTGGTCAGGGTACGGCTGGTCCGGCAGGACGTGCTGCGGTCGCAGCCGCCGCTGAAGCTGAGCGCCGTCCTGGACGAGGCGGTGCTGCGGCGGGAGGTGGGCGGGCCCGACGTCATGGCGCGGCAGCTGGAACGGCTGGTGGAGGCGGCGCGCCTGCCCCAGGTGAGGCTCCAGGTCCTGCCGTTCGCCGCCGGTGCTCACATCGGCATCACGGGACCTTTCGTTATCTTCTCATTTCCGAGCACATCTGATCTGGATGTGGTTGTTCTCGACCACTTGACGAGTAGCCTCTATCTCGAACGGAAAGAAGACCTCCAGGCCTACTCCGAGGCCTTCAACACCCTTCGGATCCACGCCCTTTCGACCGAGGAATCGTTGGATTACATCGCCGGGATAGCTGACGGCGCGTAA